One genomic window of Paracoccus alcaliphilus includes the following:
- a CDS encoding DUF58 domain-containing protein, with the protein MVGPAAADPAIISTASLMALEPLAARAGREAAALAERPGTTATRRRGQGHEIREIRPFGEGDDPRHIDAAATARTGSPQVRSFHEDRERSLLLIADFRRPMLWATAGPLRSVAAAETLALAGWRAALQGGAVGVVALTDAGPDAQAPRPRHRGMALVAACLARAHAAALDDAERAAGQGITPPIRPLAPDLVRAARQAPPGAGIVLATALDDPGEDLDAALAALAARGPLRLILIEDRFETTPPAGPLPYAAPRGTAFARFSGLAAARAARAARLDRPGIRVQRLSSARREGAT; encoded by the coding sequence ATGGTAGGCCCTGCGGCGGCCGATCCCGCCATCATCAGCACCGCCTCGCTGATGGCGCTGGAACCGCTGGCGGCGCGGGCCGGGCGCGAAGCCGCGGCATTGGCGGAACGGCCCGGCACCACCGCCACCCGGCGGCGCGGGCAGGGGCATGAGATCCGCGAGATCCGGCCCTTTGGCGAAGGCGACGACCCCCGCCATATCGACGCCGCCGCGACCGCCCGCACCGGCAGCCCGCAGGTGCGCAGTTTCCACGAGGACCGCGAACGCAGCCTGCTGCTGATCGCCGACTTCCGCCGCCCGATGCTGTGGGCAACGGCGGGGCCGCTGCGATCCGTCGCGGCGGCCGAGACGCTGGCTCTGGCCGGCTGGCGGGCCGCGCTGCAAGGTGGCGCGGTGGGCGTGGTGGCGCTGACCGATGCCGGGCCGGATGCGCAGGCGCCGCGTCCGCGCCATCGGGGCATGGCGCTGGTCGCGGCCTGTCTGGCCCGCGCCCATGCCGCCGCGCTTGACGATGCCGAACGGGCAGCGGGGCAGGGGATCACACCGCCGATCCGCCCGCTGGCCCCCGATCTGGTCCGCGCCGCCCGGCAGGCACCCCCCGGCGCGGGCATCGTGCTGGCCACGGCGCTGGACGATCCGGGCGAAGATCTGGATGCCGCGCTGGCCGCCCTTGCCGCGCGCGGCCCGCTGCGGCTGATCCTGATCGAGGATCGTTTCGAGACCACCCCCCCGGCCGGGCCCTTGCCCTATGCCGCGCCCCGGGGCACGGCTTTCGCGCGGTTTTCCGGCCTGGCCGCCGCACGGGCCGCGCGGGCCGCACGTCTGGATCGCCCCGGCATCCGCGTGCAGCGGCTGTCCTCGGCCCGGCGCGAGGGCGCGACATGA
- a CDS encoding VWA domain-containing protein produces the protein MIELAFPAALLLLPLPLLARLLPARAAHGQAMALPGGIAATAVPAPGPRRWQMLALAAGIWLCLCLALAHPQRIVMVPDRSASGRNIVITLDMSGSMATPDFALEGQTVTRLAAVKQVAEGFIRARTGDRIGLVIFADRAYVAAPLTHDLRAVALALSEAQIGLSGRSTNISDGLGLALRRVMAEPSESNVIVLLSDGRDTSARLDATEVAALAAERGVRIHTVALGPEDLETRPAARDAVDLTTLRAIAEAADGRTFRVRSMADLRQMAEELDRLEPNPSARPPVAQPQPLWIWPASVALILTMIAGLGARE, from the coding sequence ATGATCGAGCTGGCTTTCCCGGCGGCGCTGTTGTTGTTGCCGCTGCCGTTGCTGGCGCGGCTGCTGCCTGCGCGGGCGGCACATGGGCAGGCGATGGCGCTGCCCGGCGGCATCGCCGCCACCGCCGTTCCCGCGCCCGGTCCCCGGCGCTGGCAGATGCTGGCGCTGGCGGCGGGCATCTGGCTGTGCCTGTGTCTGGCGCTGGCGCATCCGCAGCGGATCGTCATGGTCCCCGACCGTAGCGCGTCGGGCCGCAATATCGTCATCACGCTGGATATGTCGGGCAGCATGGCAACGCCAGATTTCGCGCTGGAGGGTCAGACCGTCACCCGGCTGGCGGCGGTCAAGCAGGTGGCCGAGGGCTTTATCCGCGCCCGCACCGGCGACCGGATCGGGCTGGTGATCTTTGCCGACCGCGCCTATGTCGCGGCGCCATTGACCCATGACCTGCGCGCCGTCGCGCTGGCGCTGTCCGAGGCGCAGATCGGCCTCAGCGGCCGGTCCACCAATATCTCGGACGGACTGGGGCTGGCGCTGCGACGGGTCATGGCCGAGCCCTCGGAATCGAATGTCATCGTGCTGCTGTCGGACGGGCGCGACACCTCGGCCCGGCTGGATGCGACGGAGGTGGCGGCACTGGCGGCGGAACGCGGCGTGCGTATCCATACCGTCGCGCTTGGCCCCGAAGATCTGGAAACCCGCCCCGCTGCCCGCGACGCCGTGGACCTGACCACCCTGCGCGCCATCGCCGAGGCGGCGGACGGACGGACCTTCCGCGTCCGCAGCATGGCCGATCTGCGGCAGATGGCCGAGGAACTGGACCGGCTGGAGCCGAACCCCTCGGCCCGCCCGCCGGTGGCGCAACCGCAACCACTGTGGATCTGGCCCGCATCCGTGGCGCTGATCCTGACCATGATCGCCGGACTGGGGGCGCGGGAATGA
- a CDS encoding vWA domain-containing protein: MSGLPALILLRPWWLLVLPLTLLAAIWMRRRRLAGAWAGVIEPALMPALRRLGLLSDGRRDPAVVLPFAAAALLALALSGPAMPRQGAVEYRALDPLVLALDLSPSVVADPRALADAQASAATLLQLANGRPVGMMVYAADAYLASAPTSDADNLSGLIAVLARDTMPVAGSRPDIALSMARDLFGGRNGPGIGGADLVLISDGGGTGPRAVEEAARLATDGARVWALTLPHAAEGAPPPNPDALAQLARAGGGDAFAMDEASALMDRIAASRTIRLAREDIAGQGFRDFGPFLLPLAMLAMLPLFRRRG; the protein is encoded by the coding sequence ATGAGCGGTCTTCCGGCCCTGATCCTGCTGCGCCCGTGGTGGCTGCTGGTGCTGCCGCTGACCCTGCTGGCGGCGATCTGGATGCGCCGGCGGCGGCTGGCGGGCGCATGGGCCGGGGTGATCGAGCCCGCGCTGATGCCCGCGCTGCGCCGCCTTGGACTGCTGTCCGATGGTCGCCGCGATCCGGCGGTCGTGTTGCCCTTTGCGGCGGCGGCGCTGCTGGCGCTGGCGCTGTCGGGACCGGCGATGCCGCGGCAGGGCGCGGTGGAATATCGCGCGCTGGACCCGCTGGTGCTGGCGCTGGATCTGTCGCCCTCGGTCGTCGCGGATCCGCGTGCGCTGGCCGATGCGCAGGCGTCGGCGGCGACGCTGCTGCAACTGGCGAACGGGCGGCCGGTGGGGATGATGGTCTATGCCGCCGATGCCTATCTGGCCTCGGCGCCGACCTCGGACGCGGACAACCTGTCGGGGCTGATCGCGGTTCTGGCCCGCGACACCATGCCGGTGGCGGGCAGCCGTCCCGATATCGCGCTGTCGATGGCGCGCGACCTGTTCGGCGGGCGCAACGGTCCCGGCATCGGCGGCGCCGATCTGGTGCTGATCTCCGATGGCGGCGGCACCGGCCCGCGCGCCGTCGAGGAAGCCGCGCGACTGGCGACCGACGGCGCACGGGTCTGGGCGCTGACCCTGCCGCACGCCGCAGAAGGCGCGCCACCCCCCAACCCCGACGCGCTGGCACAGCTGGCCCGCGCGGGCGGCGGTGACGCCTTTGCGATGGACGAGGCCTCCGCGCTGATGGACCGCATCGCCGCCAGCCGCACAATCCGCCTTGCGCGCGAAGACATCGCCGGACAGGGTTTCCGCGATTTCGGCCCCTTCCTTCTGCCCCTCGCGATGCTGGCGATGCTCCCCCTGTTCCGGAGGCGGGGATGA
- a CDS encoding BatD family protein, which produces MVMRLLAMLILLLSAMPLHAEGDLRLTILADSTASRPVVGEMVAVTIRAVYDRKIANEKLEIDPSDAFDWIQTRADDWREERIDGALRIVMERHLAIWPKRAGPLQFGPVRHHLTVIDKQSQRRDVVVQARPLSLSVGEYPTQKGWHFTARRLELTEDLSTDPARLTDGQVVTRRVTLRALGALPEHLPPRPVVSENWLITFAPPVERNLILTDEGPVAEAVWTWQFRPHTGEPGVLEPVKIPWFDTGQHRLQVVEIPALTIGYASFYTGQAPTGRLGGAQLTALAGSMGLGLALGLGLAAFRLAPEMTAAGWRRISGRFSVPAWFAYLRARRRGDLLTARRLGERIGLSRDRLAALERAIYAPDNRRRE; this is translated from the coding sequence ATGGTGATGCGGCTGCTGGCGATGCTGATCCTGCTGCTGTCGGCGATGCCGCTGCATGCCGAGGGCGATCTGCGCCTGACCATTCTGGCCGATTCCACCGCCTCCCGTCCGGTGGTGGGCGAGATGGTGGCGGTCACCATCCGCGCCGTCTATGACCGCAAGATCGCCAATGAAAAGCTGGAAATCGACCCGAGCGACGCCTTCGACTGGATCCAGACCCGCGCCGACGACTGGCGCGAGGAGCGCATCGACGGCGCCCTGCGCATCGTGATGGAGCGGCATCTGGCGATCTGGCCCAAACGCGCGGGTCCGCTGCAATTCGGCCCCGTGCGACACCACCTGACAGTGATCGACAAGCAAAGCCAGCGCCGCGATGTGGTGGTTCAGGCCCGGCCTCTGTCCCTGTCGGTGGGTGAATATCCCACGCAGAAGGGCTGGCATTTCACCGCCCGCAGGCTGGAGCTGACCGAGGATCTGTCAACCGATCCCGCAAGGCTGACCGACGGGCAGGTGGTGACGCGGCGGGTGACTCTGCGGGCGCTGGGGGCCTTGCCCGAGCATCTGCCGCCGCGTCCGGTGGTGTCGGAAAACTGGCTGATCACCTTCGCCCCGCCGGTCGAGCGCAACCTGATCCTGACCGACGAGGGCCCCGTCGCCGAAGCCGTCTGGACATGGCAGTTCCGCCCTCATACGGGCGAGCCGGGGGTGCTGGAACCGGTCAAGATCCCGTGGTTCGACACCGGCCAGCACCGGTTGCAGGTGGTGGAAATCCCGGCGCTGACCATCGGCTATGCCAGCTTCTATACCGGGCAGGCCCCGACCGGGCGGCTGGGCGGGGCGCAACTGACGGCGCTGGCGGGCAGTATGGGACTGGGTCTGGCACTGGGGCTGGGGCTGGCCGCGTTCCGGCTGGCGCCCGAGATGACGGCTGCGGGCTGGCGGCGAATCAGCGGGCGGTTTTCGGTTCCTGCTTGGTTCGCCTATCTGCGCGCCCGCCGTCGCGGCGATCTGCTGACCGCGCGGCGCCTGGGTGAACGGATCGGCCTGTCGCGCGACCGGCTGGCCGCGCTGGAGCGCGCGATCTATGCTCCTGACAACCGGAGGCGGGAATGA
- a CDS encoding c-type cytochrome, which translates to MPSIQQGIIAAALMAAFASPVFADGDAANGEKAFRKCAACHTATEDGPSRIGPNLFDIVNRPTAEAEGFAYSDPMAALGEEGHVWSPEELDKFLEDPKGMVPGTKMAFPGVKKPEERADLIAYLTSVSPSAGEAAAE; encoded by the coding sequence ATGCCCAGCATTCAGCAAGGAATCATCGCCGCAGCCCTGATGGCCGCCTTTGCTTCACCCGTCTTTGCCGATGGCGACGCTGCCAATGGCGAAAAGGCTTTCCGCAAATGCGCCGCCTGCCATACCGCGACCGAGGATGGCCCGTCGCGGATCGGCCCGAACCTGTTCGACATCGTGAACCGGCCCACCGCCGAGGCCGAAGGCTTTGCCTATTCGGACCCGATGGCCGCGCTGGGGGAAGAAGGCCATGTCTGGTCGCCCGAAGAACTGGACAAGTTCCTCGAAGACCCCAAGGGCATGGTTCCGGGCACCAAGATGGCCTTTCCCGGCGTGAAAAAACCCGAGGAGCGCGCCGACCTGATCGCCTATCTGACCAGCGTCAGCCCCAGCGCCGGTGAGGCTGCGGCGGAATAA